The Psychroflexus sp. ALD_RP9 region CAAGGAAAATCAGTAAGTGAAACCGAATACGAAGATAAGTGTAAACATGCTAGCGAAATGGAAAAATTGGCTACAAATGCCGAACGCGATTCTATTAAATACATGCAAGTCAAGTTTATTCAAAACCATGAAGAAACTGAGTTTTTAGGTGTGATTTCTGGTGTAACTGACTTTGGAATTTTTGTTGAGATTATCGAAAACAAATGCGAAGGAATGGTACGTTTACGGGATATTAAAGGAGATCATTACGACTTTAACCAAGAGCATTATGCTGTAATTGGCCGACGCACAAAAACTATGTACCAACTAGGTGATGAAGTCTACGTTCGCGTAAAAAAAGCCGATTTAATTAAACGTAACATCGACTTTGAACTTTTAGGTGCTGCTGATGAGGTAATTATATAAAATAGAATCAATAAAATGCCGACCAATAAAGCGTCGGCATTTATCATAAAGATTGGTTAGTTGTTTTAGTTAGGTGTGTAAATATCGTTTTACATTTAATATCTATTTTGTAAAACTTTCTAAAATATGGGAAAGCATTTCTAAAATTAAAGATTGAGTTTCTAAAGCCTTACTAATATGTCTTCACAAATTTTACCATAAAATTATCAAGAATTAAAAGTCTAAAGTTCGCTTTTTTATGAAATTTGAGCACAAAAATCAATATGCTTAAAATAGCATTCCATCCAATTTATAAGCATCCTTTACCAGAAGGACATCGTTTCCCAATGGAAAAATATGATTTGCTTCCTAAGCAATTATTACACGAAGGAACTTGCGAAAAGGATCATTTTTTTGAGCCTCAAATATTGCCAGAACACGAAATATATATCAAACAGGCGCACGATGAAGCCTATATTACAAACCTATACAATCTAGATATAGAGCCAAGAAAAGCCCGTAAAATTGGTTTTCCGTTATCCGCAGAACTTGTTGAGCGGGAACGCCTAATTACTAACGGCACCATTCAAGCCTGCAACTTTGCATTAAAAAATGGCATTGCTATGAATATTGCAGGCGGTACTCACCACGCTTATCGAGATCATGGTGAGGCTTTTTGCATGATTAACGATCAAGCGGTTGCTGCTTATTACCTGTTAAACAACAACTTAGCTAAACAAATTTTAATTATTGACTTAGATGTGCATCAAGGCAACGGTACTGCCCAAATTTTTGAAAACGATAATCGTGTTTACACATTTTCAATGCATGGCAAAAGCAATTACCCTTTTAAGAAAGAAACTTCAAATCTTGATATTGCTTTAAAAAACGACACTAATGACGATCAATTTTTATCTACTTTAGAAGCGCATTTACCTCAACTCATTAATAAACTTCAACCAGATTTTATCTTCTATCTATCGGGCGTCGATATTTTAGCAACAGACAAGTTAGGAAAACTCGGTTGTAGTATTCAAGGCTGCAAAAAACGCGACGAATACGTTTTAAACTTGTGTAAAACCCACAACATCCCTGTTGAAATTAGCATGGGCGGCGGCTATTCTAAAGATATTAAACATATTATTGAAGCACACGCCAATACCTATCGAGTGGCACAAAATCTGTTTTATTAAAATAATACATCAACTTTTAAGTTATAATGTCAGGCAATTTTAATGATGTGAAAATTTGAGGTATCTAAATTTTAAATTAATTCTAGGACTTTGCAGCTTATTACTGAGTATAAGCATACGTGCGCAAGATTCTACTTCGGTTGAAGTTAATAGCACTAGGTTTCATGAACTTAGTTTTGATGGTTTTGAAGCACTTGTTACACCTTCAATTGAGTTTAATTATGAGTATTTACTAGACAAAGAGCAAAGTATTGGTACCTATATGTATAAAAATTTAAATAACGAAATTAACAATAATTACCAAGAAGAATTTTCTTTAGGTTTATTTTATCGCAACTATTTGTACTCTCATCA contains the following coding sequences:
- a CDS encoding histone deacetylase, with protein sequence MLKIAFHPIYKHPLPEGHRFPMEKYDLLPKQLLHEGTCEKDHFFEPQILPEHEIYIKQAHDEAYITNLYNLDIEPRKARKIGFPLSAELVERERLITNGTIQACNFALKNGIAMNIAGGTHHAYRDHGEAFCMINDQAVAAYYLLNNNLAKQILIIDLDVHQGNGTAQIFENDNRVYTFSMHGKSNYPFKKETSNLDIALKNDTNDDQFLSTLEAHLPQLINKLQPDFIFYLSGVDILATDKLGKLGCSIQGCKKRDEYVLNLCKTHNIPVEISMGGGYSKDIKHIIEAHANTYRVAQNLFY